The window CGACCCTTGACAGCTTATATTAACATAAATGGTATTTATCACAACGCTTTAAGATAATAGAGAAATTCAACTCCATGTTCAGATAATCGAGAAAAAAAAGGAAAGGATTCATGACACGCCTTAACACCATACAGGTAATCAGCCAGAAAGAAGCCGAACTCCTCCGCCTGAACCGTCGTGTTCTCGATGAATCCCCCGACCTCATCGCCATTGTGGGAAAGGAGTACCTTTACTATTATGTCAATCCCGCCTATGTGAGTATCCACAAACGAACGGTCAATGATTTTATCGGCCACCATGTCAGGGAATTTCTCGGCGAGGATATTTTCACCACAGTGGTCGGTCCGAACATGGAAAAGTGCATGAATGGCGAGGATGTGCGCTACGAAGCATGGTTCGAGTTCGAACAGTCGGGTATCTATTTTATGGATGTGCGGTATCTTCCGCTCCATAATACATCCGGTATCGTGGACCGTATCGTTATCATTACCAGAAACATCACCTTCATGAAAGAAGCCGAACAGGCAAAAATCAACCATGAGAAACTCCAGACAATCGTGCAGCTCGCCGGTACATACAACCATGAAATCAACAATCCGCTCTGCTCCCTTTCCGGGTATCTGGAACTTCTGAAACGTGACGAGCAGGATGCGAAAAAGACCGAATATATCGACAAGGCGCTCGAAATGGTCGGCAGAATTGCCGATGTGACCCGGAAAATCGAAGAAACGACATCCATCGATCTCACCGATTATCCCGGAGGTGCAAAAATCCTGAATGTATCCGGAAACAGGAAATGACTGAGAATATAAAGTTGTTCCAGCCCCATCACATGATTACCTGTAATTATCATATTCGACAGATGATCATGCATGATTGAATAAAACGTCTTCGGATACTGTATAGAGTATGAGTGGTACAGTTCACCGTTTCAACCGTTTCATTCATCTGTTTCATCGGAAGTGATACCTATGAAAAAATACGTAATTGCATTTCTCTCGGTTTTTTTAATGACCGTTTCGGCTGCCCGGGCATCCGTTGTTGTGATACCCATCAGCGGCACTATCGATGGTGGTCTTGCGGCGTTCATCGACCGGTCAATAAGCGAAGCCGCCCGTCAGAAAGCCGATTTCATCATATTCCAGATAGATACGCCCGGCGGCAGGGTTGACAGTGCTGTCCATATCAAGGATTCGATACTCAAGTCGAAGATACCGACCATCGCTTTCGTCGATAAGAACGCCATATCGGCAGGATCGCTTATCTCTCTCGCCTGCGACAGCCTCTACATGTCGACCGGGGCTTCCATCGGCGCCGCCACAGCGGTTGATCTCGAGGGAAGAAAGGCTTCGGAAAAAGTCATCAGCTATTTCAGGGCGCAGATGCGGGCCACCGCCGAAGCGAAGGGAAGGCGGGCTGACATAGCCGAGGCCATGGTGGACGAGAACCTGTCTGTCGAGGGCATTTCCGAAAAAGGACAGCTTCTCACACTTACCTACGTCGAGGCGCTCAAGGTCGGAATCTCGAACGGAACGCTCGAATCTGTCGGCGATATCACATCCCGCCTCGGCTATAAAAGCCCTTCGGTCATTTTCATGAAAGTCAACTGGGCCGAAAATGTGGTCAGGTTCCTCACCCACCCGATTGTCAGTTCTCTGCTCATGTCAATCGGGTTTATCGGGCTGCTCATAGAGCTGAAAACTCCCGGATGGGGACTCGGCGGAACCATAGCACTCATCGCTCTGGCGCTTTTTTTCGGCAGCCACTATATCGTCCGTCTTGCTACTGTGGGAGAGCTCCTGATCTTTGCTGTCGGGATAATTCTGCTCACACTCGAAATATTCGTCATCCCGGGATTCGGAATAGCGGGCATTTCGGGTATTACGCTCATATTTCT is drawn from bacterium and contains these coding sequences:
- a CDS encoding PAS domain-containing protein: MTRLNTIQVISQKEAELLRLNRRVLDESPDLIAIVGKEYLYYYVNPAYVSIHKRTVNDFIGHHVREFLGEDIFTTVVGPNMEKCMNGEDVRYEAWFEFEQSGIYFMDVRYLPLHNTSGIVDRIVIITRNITFMKEAEQAKINHEKLQTIVQLAGTYNHEINNPLCSLSGYLELLKRDEQDAKKTEYIDKALEMVGRIADVTRKIEETTSIDLTDYPGGAKILNVSGNRK
- a CDS encoding nodulation protein NfeD, with translation MKKYVIAFLSVFLMTVSAARASVVVIPISGTIDGGLAAFIDRSISEAARQKADFIIFQIDTPGGRVDSAVHIKDSILKSKIPTIAFVDKNAISAGSLISLACDSLYMSTGASIGAATAVDLEGRKASEKVISYFRAQMRATAEAKGRRADIAEAMVDENLSVEGISEKGQLLTLTYVEALKVGISNGTLESVGDITSRLGYKSPSVIFMKVNWAENVVRFLTHPIVSSLLMSIGFIGLLIELKTPGWGLGGTIALIALALFFGSHYIVRLATVGELLIFAVGIILLTLEIFVIPGFGIAGISGITLIFLSLFLSLVGKIPGPTDYLYATYTIGGSIIIAVLGGIAVIKILPRTSLYHRLTLATVENAREGFSSAASELDLAGAEGTAISDLRPAGVALIGNRRLDVVTDGEYIEKGSPIVISEVHGARVVVRRKQV